A section of the Pseudomonas sp. FP453 genome encodes:
- a CDS encoding ATP-binding cassette domain-containing protein, whose translation MSADNAYAVELKGLTFKRGTRSIFNNVDIRIPRGKVTGIMGPSGCGKTTLLRLMGMQLRPTAGEVWVNGQNLPTLSRSDLFDARKHMGVLFQSGALFTDLDVFENVAFPLRVHTQLSDEMIRDIVLLKLQAVGLRGAIDLMPDELSGGMKRRVALARAIALDPQILMYDEPFVGQDPIAMGVLVRLIRLLNDALGITSIVVSHDLAETASIADYLYVVGDGQVLGQGTPEELMNADNPRIRQFMTGDPDGPVPFHFPAADYRSDLLGKR comes from the coding sequence ATGAGTGCCGATAACGCCTACGCGGTCGAGCTGAAGGGTCTTACCTTCAAGCGCGGGACGCGCAGCATCTTCAATAACGTCGATATCCGCATTCCCCGCGGCAAGGTCACGGGCATCATGGGGCCTTCCGGTTGCGGCAAGACCACCCTGCTGCGCCTGATGGGCATGCAATTGCGCCCGACTGCCGGCGAAGTGTGGGTCAACGGCCAGAACCTGCCGACGTTGTCGCGCAGCGATCTGTTCGATGCACGCAAGCACATGGGTGTGCTGTTTCAGAGCGGTGCGTTGTTCACCGACCTCGATGTTTTCGAAAACGTAGCGTTCCCGCTGCGGGTGCATACCCAGCTGTCCGATGAAATGATTCGTGACATCGTGTTGCTGAAACTGCAGGCCGTAGGGCTGCGTGGTGCCATCGACCTGATGCCCGACGAGCTGTCCGGCGGCATGAAGCGTCGGGTGGCCCTGGCCCGCGCCATCGCCCTCGACCCACAGATCCTCATGTACGACGAGCCTTTCGTGGGCCAGGACCCGATCGCCATGGGCGTGCTGGTGCGCCTGATCCGCCTGCTCAACGATGCGCTGGGCATTACCAGTATCGTGGTGTCCCACGACCTGGCAGAAACCGCGAGCATTGCAGACTACCTTTATGTAGTCGGCGATGGCCAGGTGCTGGGGCAGGGCACGCCTGAAGAGCTGATGAACGCCGACAACCCGCGCATTCGCCAATTCATGACGGGCGACCCCGATGGCCCGGTGCCTTTTCATTTTCCGGCAGCGGACTACCGCTCAGATCTTCTGGGGAAGCGTTGA
- a CDS encoding KpsF/GutQ family sugar-phosphate isomerase, which produces MSQSSDLIQSAQRTIRLELEAVEGLLAHIDADFVRACEMILASKGRVVVVGMGKSGHVGNKIAATLASTGTTAFFVHPAEASHGDMGMITKDDIILALSNSGTTNEIVTLLPLIKRLGIKMISITGNPDSTLAKAAEVNLNVHVAHEACPLNLAPTSSTTAALVMGDALAVALLEARGFTAEDFAFSHPGGALGRRLLLKVENVMHSGDELPHVQRGTLLKDALMEMTRKGLGMTVILEADGKLAGVFTDGDLRRTLDRTIDIHTATIDAVMTPHGKTARPEMLAAEALKIMEDHKIGALVVVDSNDCPIGALNMHDLLRAGVM; this is translated from the coding sequence ATGAGCCAATCCAGCGACCTTATTCAATCCGCACAACGTACCATCCGCCTTGAGCTTGAAGCCGTAGAAGGCTTGCTGGCCCATATCGACGCGGATTTCGTACGCGCCTGCGAGATGATTCTGGCCAGCAAAGGCCGCGTTGTCGTGGTCGGCATGGGCAAATCCGGCCATGTCGGCAACAAGATTGCCGCCACCCTGGCCAGCACCGGAACCACCGCCTTTTTCGTACACCCGGCCGAAGCCAGCCACGGCGACATGGGCATGATCACCAAGGATGACATCATCCTGGCATTGTCCAATTCGGGCACCACCAACGAGATCGTCACCCTGCTGCCGCTGATCAAGCGCCTGGGCATCAAGATGATCAGCATCACCGGCAACCCCGATTCGACGCTGGCCAAGGCTGCCGAAGTGAACCTCAATGTTCACGTGGCCCACGAAGCCTGCCCGCTGAACCTGGCGCCGACCTCGTCCACCACCGCCGCACTGGTCATGGGCGACGCCTTGGCGGTAGCGTTGCTGGAAGCTCGCGGCTTTACTGCAGAAGACTTCGCGTTTTCCCACCCGGGCGGTGCCCTGGGCCGTCGCCTGCTGCTGAAAGTGGAAAACGTCATGCATTCGGGCGACGAATTGCCCCACGTTCAGCGCGGCACGCTGCTGAAGGACGCGCTGATGGAAATGACCCGCAAGGGCCTGGGCATGACCGTGATCCTGGAAGCCGACGGCAAACTGGCCGGCGTCTTCACGGACGGCGACCTGCGCCGCACCCTGGACCGCACCATCGACATCCACACGGCCACCATCGACGCCGTGATGACACCCCACGGCAAGACCGCGCGCCCCGAGATGCTGGCGGCCGAAGCCTTGAAAATCATGGAAGACCACAAGATCGGTGCGCTGGTGGTCGTTGACAGCAACGACTGCCCGATCGGCGCCTTGAACATGCACGACTTGCTGCGTGCGGGAGTGATGTAA